One region of Rhodocaloribacter litoris genomic DNA includes:
- a CDS encoding phosphotransferase family protein, with the protein MTLTEQTKAPPFSPHEIRRLAGACVPGFEPAGMPESLGGGLLNHVWRVPGRPAPVIAKHAPPHLASAPAVPLDPSRLRFEAHALTTLSPEGHLAGLVSEAVRPPRPLGFVPERALLFMEDAGSRPDLHAWLYAATPAATIREAGTRLGAFIARLHARTLGDPMLARTFDNRAIQTTRRAVQYAAVADLLRRLGPPGAAHLAERALALGDALLQPGRCLIMGDLWPRSILPGRDGTLRLIDWEFAHFGRPLQDVAHLDAHLWMLAHRAPNASARRRVNTFRKAFLTAYHRMLEADAPALFDDEERDLYAVHFACELLVRAAGPFQAGYLYDGLPPTDPVVREVFLAITA; encoded by the coding sequence GTGACGTTGACGGAACAAACCAAAGCCCCTCCTTTCAGCCCGCACGAGATCCGTCGCCTGGCCGGCGCCTGTGTTCCGGGGTTCGAGCCGGCCGGGATGCCGGAATCGCTCGGCGGGGGGCTGCTGAACCACGTCTGGCGCGTTCCCGGCCGCCCGGCACCGGTCATCGCCAAGCACGCCCCGCCGCACCTCGCCTCGGCACCGGCGGTGCCGCTCGACCCCTCGCGCCTCCGGTTCGAGGCCCATGCCCTCACCACCCTGAGTCCCGAAGGGCACCTGGCCGGCCTTGTCTCCGAGGCCGTCCGTCCCCCCCGGCCACTCGGCTTCGTACCCGAACGTGCGCTTCTGTTCATGGAGGACGCGGGCAGCCGCCCCGACCTGCACGCCTGGCTCTACGCCGCCACCCCGGCCGCGACGATCCGCGAAGCCGGTACCCGGCTCGGGGCGTTCATCGCCCGGCTCCATGCCCGCACGCTCGGGGACCCCATGCTGGCCCGAACCTTCGACAACCGGGCCATCCAGACGACGCGCCGTGCGGTACAGTACGCCGCCGTGGCCGACCTCCTCCGCCGGCTCGGCCCGCCCGGCGCCGCACACCTGGCCGAACGTGCCCTGGCCCTCGGCGACGCCCTCCTGCAACCCGGGCGCTGCCTCATCATGGGCGACCTGTGGCCCCGCTCCATCCTCCCCGGCCGGGACGGCACCCTCCGGTTGATCGACTGGGAGTTCGCTCACTTCGGCCGGCCGTTGCAGGACGTGGCCCATCTGGACGCCCACCTCTGGATGCTCGCCCATCGCGCTCCGAACGCCTCCGCCCGCCGGCGGGTCAACACCTTCCGCAAGGCGTTCCTTACCGCCTATCACCGCATGCTCGAAGCGGACGCCCCCGCACTGTTCGACGACGAGGAACGCGACCTGTACGCCGTCCACTTCGCCTGCGAGTTGCTCGTCCGCGCCGCCGGGCCGTTCCAGGCGGGCTACCTGTACGACGGCCTCCCCCCCACCGACCCGGTGGTCCGGGAGGTTTTCCTTGCAATAACGGCTTAA
- the meaB gene encoding methylmalonyl Co-A mutase-associated GTPase MeaB: MTNPHPPSETNKALRVQEGVPEPPSINPGLRAGRGRTWSVEAISVEAIVEGLRTGSRVALARAITLIESTRPEHRAQARAVVEQCLPLAGRSLRIGITGAPGAGKSTLIEALGTRLTAAGHRLAVLAIDPTSERSKGSILGDKTRMPRLATDENAFIRPSPAGGSLGGVARTTRETILLCEAAGYDLIFIETVGVGQSETTVHSMVDFFLVLVLAGAGDELQGLKRGLIEMADAVVVTKADGDNVRAARLAQGQYQSALRLFPPLPSGWKPPVLTCSARTGEGLEALWQTIQTYREQAIASGYFEENRRRQAREWMLQTIEYRLREHFFNHPGVRAALAGLEAEVLEGRTSPFTAAEKLLALYTARETP; encoded by the coding sequence TTGACCAACCCCCACCCTCCCTCTGAGACGAACAAGGCCCTCCGCGTGCAGGAAGGTGTGCCGGAGCCGCCGTCGATCAACCCGGGCCTCCGGGCCGGACGGGGGCGGACGTGGTCCGTCGAGGCGATCTCCGTCGAGGCGATCGTCGAGGGCCTCCGCACCGGCAGCCGGGTGGCACTGGCCCGGGCGATCACGCTCATCGAGAGCACCCGGCCGGAGCACCGGGCGCAGGCCCGGGCCGTCGTCGAGCAGTGCCTGCCCCTGGCGGGACGTTCCCTGCGGATCGGCATCACCGGGGCGCCGGGTGCCGGGAAGAGCACCCTCATCGAAGCCCTGGGGACACGCCTCACCGCCGCCGGTCACCGCCTCGCCGTCCTGGCCATCGACCCGACGAGCGAGCGTTCGAAAGGAAGCATCCTGGGCGACAAGACCCGCATGCCGCGCCTGGCCACGGACGAAAACGCCTTCATCCGCCCCTCTCCCGCCGGCGGCTCGCTCGGCGGCGTCGCCCGCACCACCCGCGAGACGATCCTCCTCTGCGAAGCCGCCGGGTACGACCTGATCTTCATCGAGACGGTCGGCGTCGGGCAGTCGGAAACGACCGTGCACTCGATGGTCGATTTCTTCCTGGTGCTCGTGCTTGCCGGCGCCGGGGACGAACTGCAGGGCCTCAAGCGGGGCCTCATCGAGATGGCCGACGCCGTGGTCGTGACGAAGGCCGACGGGGACAACGTGCGGGCGGCCCGGCTGGCGCAGGGACAGTACCAGAGCGCCCTCCGCCTCTTTCCTCCCCTTCCCTCCGGCTGGAAACCGCCCGTGCTCACCTGCTCGGCCCGCACCGGCGAGGGCCTGGAGGCCCTCTGGCAGACGATCCAGACCTACCGGGAACAAGCCATCGCCAGCGGATACTTCGAGGAGAACCGGCGACGCCAGGCCAGAGAATGGATGCTGCAAACGATCGAGTACCGGCTCCGCGAGCATTTCTTCAACCATCCCGGGGTCAGGGCCGCCCTGGCCGGGCTCGAAGCCGAGGTGCTCGAAGGCCGGACGAGTCCCTTCACGGCGGCGGAGAAGCTGCTGGCGCTCTACACCGCCCGAGAAACACCGTGA